In Amycolatopsis sp. EV170708-02-1, the following are encoded in one genomic region:
- a CDS encoding peptidylprolyl isomerase has protein sequence MKLRWGVTAVVSALAAVFLPGVATAAPAPASLPIVRCEFTPTPENPAARPVLRPLPFALTRGTVDVTFRFNYGPVTVRLNRAGAAPCAVHNLASLALQRFYDRSQCWRLTNSSRLGVLQCGDIYEAEKGGPGYKFPDEVDGTETYERGTIAMGNQGPGTNGSEFFIVHSFANIPKNYSVMGKVVRGMEVLDRIVANGIIPTDPNGPQDGLPAKPVKIQKATVGF, from the coding sequence ATGAAGCTGCGCTGGGGTGTCACCGCTGTCGTTTCCGCTCTCGCCGCCGTGTTCCTGCCCGGCGTCGCCACCGCCGCGCCCGCCCCGGCATCGCTGCCGATCGTGCGCTGCGAGTTCACGCCGACACCGGAAAACCCCGCGGCCCGCCCGGTCCTGCGCCCGCTCCCCTTCGCTCTGACCCGCGGCACCGTCGACGTCACGTTCCGCTTCAACTACGGCCCGGTGACCGTGCGCCTGAATCGCGCCGGTGCCGCCCCGTGCGCCGTCCACAACCTGGCGAGCCTGGCGCTGCAGCGCTTCTACGACCGCAGTCAGTGCTGGCGCCTGACGAACTCCTCACGTCTTGGTGTCCTGCAGTGCGGCGACATCTACGAAGCCGAAAAGGGCGGACCGGGCTACAAGTTCCCGGACGAGGTCGACGGCACCGAGACCTACGAACGCGGCACCATCGCCATGGGTAACCAGGGCCCCGGCACCAACGGCAGCGAGTTCTTCATCGTGCACTCGTTCGCGAACATCCCGAAGAACTACTCGGTGATGGGCAAGGTCGTGCGGGGCATGGAGGTGCTGGACCGGATCGTGGCGAACGGCATCATCCCGACGGATCCGAACGGGCCGCAGGACGGGCTGCCCGCGAAGCCGGTGAAGATCCAGAAGGCGACCGTCGGTTTCTGA
- a CDS encoding acyltransferase — translation MMTHEQYLSTKRFPALDGLRAIAALLVVVFHYGGPSWAMANGWIGVHLFFVLSGFLITTLALREEDKNGRISLANFYIRRAFRILPVYFAVLGIIIVFTYLRGQYTSSGLAGAMPYFLTFTNEFAHNAPFGQSWTLGVEQKFYLVWPFLAFGIAALSFPKRLGLAISLIALMIALIPVMPYAGAYSPIIIGCALAIGLHYRKGFAVLRVFTHPLASFVLLAALVVLQIHVTDIEAFFHDGGTIGGTTYAVLVALFITSLIPRGPIAWLFSTPPMRFIGERSYSVYLLQGVAATVVALSIPQLGVHRTLTAIAVTVVALIISDVLYRWVEVPMIEVGRKLVARRRPAPPRPTIREAEPALASG, via the coding sequence ATGATGACGCACGAGCAGTACCTGTCCACGAAGAGATTCCCGGCCCTCGACGGGCTGCGCGCGATCGCCGCGCTCCTCGTGGTGGTGTTCCACTACGGAGGACCGTCGTGGGCCATGGCCAACGGGTGGATCGGCGTCCACCTGTTCTTCGTTCTTTCCGGTTTCCTGATCACCACGCTGGCACTGCGTGAAGAAGACAAAAACGGCAGGATCTCGCTCGCGAACTTCTACATCCGTCGCGCGTTCCGCATTCTTCCCGTGTATTTCGCGGTTCTGGGCATCATCATCGTGTTCACCTATCTCCGCGGCCAGTACACCTCCAGCGGGCTCGCCGGAGCGATGCCGTACTTCCTGACGTTCACCAACGAATTCGCCCACAACGCACCTTTCGGTCAGTCGTGGACGCTGGGTGTCGAGCAGAAGTTCTACCTCGTCTGGCCGTTCCTGGCCTTCGGCATCGCGGCATTGAGCTTCCCGAAGAGGCTCGGCCTGGCGATCAGCCTGATCGCGCTCATGATCGCCCTGATCCCGGTGATGCCGTACGCCGGCGCCTACTCGCCCATCATCATCGGTTGCGCGCTCGCCATCGGCCTGCACTACCGCAAGGGGTTCGCGGTCCTCCGCGTCTTCACCCACCCGCTGGCCAGCTTCGTCCTGCTCGCGGCACTCGTCGTCCTCCAGATCCATGTCACCGACATCGAGGCCTTCTTCCACGACGGCGGCACGATCGGCGGCACCACGTACGCGGTGCTGGTCGCACTGTTCATCACCTCGCTGATCCCCCGCGGTCCGATCGCCTGGCTCTTCTCGACCCCTCCGATGCGGTTCATCGGCGAGCGGTCGTACTCCGTCTACCTCCTGCAAGGGGTGGCGGCGACCGTGGTCGCGCTGTCGATTCCCCAGCTGGGCGTCCACCGGACGCTGACCGCGATCGCCGTGACCGTCGTCGCCTTGATCATCTCCGACGTCCTCTACCGCTGGGTCGAGGTGCCGATGATCGAAGTCGGCCGCAAACTGGTCGCCCGGCGCAGGCCCGCACCGCCCCGTCCCACGATCCGGGAAGCCGAACCCGCCCTGGCCAGCGGCTGA
- the metH gene encoding methionine synthase produces METTALRKLLDERIVVLDGAWGSMLQNAGLKPEDYRTERFQDHPRDITGDPDLLNITRPDVVLDIHRQYLDAGADITTTNTFTATTIGQADYGLEHLAYEMNLRGAQIAREAADAAGGKFVAGSVGPLNVTLSLSPKVEDPAFRAVTFDEVYAAYADQIKALAEGGVDLLLIETIFDTLNCKAAIAAARDVAPHLPLWISVTIVDLSGRTLSGQTVEAFWSSIEHADPLLVGVNCSLGAEEMRPHIAELSRLAGTYTACHPNAGLPNAFGGYDQTPEETGGLLGDFATAGMVNVVGGCCGTTPAHIKEIADAVRGMAPRTVPDPKAHTRFSGLEPFEIGKDTGFVMIGERTNVTGSAKFRKLIEADDHQAAVDVALEQVRGGANLLDVNMDADLLDSEKAMTTFLNLIATEPEVARLPIMIDSSRWTVLEAGLKCVQGKGVVNSISLKEGEEQFLQQARRIRDYGAGVVVMAFDEQGQADTADRKVEICARAYDLLTQQAGFVAEDIIFDPNVLAVATGISEHNGYAKAFIDALPRIKERCPGVHISGGISNLSFSFRGNNVVREAMHSAFLLHAVRAGLDMGIVNAGQLAVYEDIPKDLLELVEDVLFDRREDATDRLVTFAETVNGKGTKRTVDLSWRENPVEARLSHALVHGIVDYIEEDTEEARQKLPRPLEVIEGPLMDGMKIVGDLFGSGKMFLPQVVKSARVMKRSVAYLEPFMEAEKEKARLEGRVETRQGNGKVVLATVKGDVHDIGKNIVGVVLGCNNYEVIDLGVMVPASVILDTAVSEGADAIGLSGLITPSLDEMVNVAAEMERRGLKLPLLIGGATTSRQHTAVRIAPAYEHTTVHVLDASRVVGVVGDLLDADRAELLDKKNREDQEELRVQHANKQRTPLLTVEEARANPEKVSFDDIPAPAFTGVRYVSPSLTELREMIDWTFLFLAWELKGKYPAILDNPVARELFEDANTLLDQIIAEERFQAKGAYAFWPAHSEGDDIILESGLKFPMLRQQTKKPLSRPNRCLADYIAPAGAGDHLGGFAVTILGAEDFAAEFEAKQDDYRAIMVKALADRLAEAFAEHLHLQARRDWFEPDADPKLEDLHAEKFRGIRPALGYPASPDHSEKQELFDLLDAGSFGMGLTESFAMTPAASVSGLIFAHPASRYFTVGRLGKDQIEDYAARRGLELSTVEQWLRPNLAYDPE; encoded by the coding sequence ATGGAAACGACCGCCCTGCGAAAGCTGCTGGATGAGCGCATCGTGGTGCTCGACGGCGCGTGGGGGTCGATGCTCCAGAACGCCGGCCTCAAACCCGAGGACTACCGCACCGAGCGGTTCCAGGACCACCCTCGTGACATCACCGGCGACCCCGACCTGCTGAACATCACCCGGCCGGACGTCGTCCTCGACATCCACCGCCAGTATCTGGACGCCGGCGCCGACATCACGACGACGAACACGTTCACCGCCACCACCATCGGCCAGGCGGATTACGGGCTGGAGCATCTCGCGTACGAGATGAACCTCCGCGGCGCCCAGATCGCGCGCGAGGCGGCGGACGCGGCGGGCGGGAAGTTCGTCGCCGGGTCGGTCGGGCCGCTGAACGTCACGTTGTCGCTGTCGCCCAAGGTCGAGGATCCGGCGTTCCGCGCGGTGACCTTCGACGAGGTGTACGCCGCGTACGCCGACCAGATCAAAGCGCTCGCCGAGGGCGGCGTCGACCTGCTGCTCATCGAGACGATCTTCGACACCCTCAACTGCAAGGCCGCGATCGCCGCGGCCCGTGACGTCGCACCGCATCTGCCGCTGTGGATCTCGGTGACGATCGTCGACCTGAGCGGCCGGACACTGTCCGGGCAGACGGTCGAGGCCTTCTGGAGCTCCATCGAGCACGCGGATCCGCTGCTCGTCGGCGTCAACTGTTCGCTGGGCGCCGAGGAGATGCGCCCGCATATCGCCGAGCTGTCCCGCCTCGCGGGCACGTACACGGCCTGCCACCCCAACGCTGGCCTGCCGAACGCGTTCGGCGGGTACGACCAGACGCCCGAGGAGACCGGCGGGCTGCTCGGCGACTTCGCCACGGCCGGGATGGTCAACGTCGTCGGCGGCTGCTGCGGCACGACCCCCGCGCATATCAAGGAGATCGCCGACGCCGTCCGGGGAATGGCGCCGCGGACCGTGCCGGATCCGAAGGCGCACACCCGGTTCAGCGGGCTCGAGCCGTTCGAGATCGGCAAGGACACCGGGTTCGTCATGATCGGCGAGCGGACCAACGTCACCGGATCCGCCAAGTTCCGCAAGCTGATCGAGGCCGACGACCATCAGGCCGCCGTCGACGTAGCGCTGGAGCAGGTCCGCGGCGGGGCGAACCTGCTGGACGTCAACATGGACGCCGACCTGCTCGACAGCGAAAAGGCGATGACCACGTTCCTGAACCTCATCGCCACCGAACCCGAGGTCGCCCGGCTGCCGATCATGATCGACAGCTCGCGCTGGACGGTCCTCGAAGCCGGGCTGAAATGCGTGCAGGGCAAGGGAGTCGTCAACTCCATCAGCCTCAAGGAGGGCGAGGAGCAGTTCCTCCAGCAGGCCCGCCGCATCCGCGACTACGGCGCCGGCGTGGTCGTGATGGCCTTCGACGAGCAAGGCCAGGCCGACACCGCCGACCGCAAGGTCGAGATCTGCGCCCGCGCCTACGACCTGCTGACCCAGCAGGCCGGTTTCGTCGCCGAGGACATCATCTTCGACCCGAACGTGCTCGCGGTCGCGACCGGGATCTCCGAGCACAACGGGTACGCCAAGGCGTTCATCGACGCGTTGCCGCGGATCAAGGAACGCTGCCCCGGCGTGCACATCAGCGGCGGTATCTCGAACCTGTCGTTCTCCTTCCGCGGCAACAATGTCGTGCGCGAGGCGATGCACTCGGCCTTCCTGCTGCACGCCGTGCGCGCCGGGCTGGACATGGGCATCGTCAACGCCGGGCAGCTCGCGGTCTACGAGGACATCCCCAAGGATCTGCTGGAACTGGTCGAGGACGTGCTCTTCGACCGCCGCGAGGACGCCACCGACAGGCTGGTCACGTTCGCGGAAACGGTCAACGGCAAGGGAACCAAGCGCACGGTCGACCTCTCCTGGCGGGAGAATCCGGTCGAGGCCCGCCTCAGCCACGCGCTGGTGCACGGCATCGTCGACTACATCGAAGAGGACACCGAGGAAGCGCGCCAGAAGCTGCCGAGGCCGCTGGAGGTCATCGAAGGCCCCCTGATGGACGGCATGAAGATCGTCGGCGACCTGTTCGGGTCCGGCAAGATGTTCCTGCCGCAGGTGGTCAAGAGCGCGCGCGTGATGAAGCGGTCGGTGGCCTACCTCGAGCCGTTCATGGAGGCCGAAAAGGAGAAGGCGCGCCTCGAAGGCCGGGTCGAAACCCGCCAGGGCAACGGAAAGGTCGTCCTGGCGACGGTCAAGGGCGACGTGCACGACATCGGCAAGAACATCGTCGGCGTCGTCCTCGGCTGCAACAACTACGAGGTGATCGACCTGGGCGTGATGGTCCCGGCTTCGGTCATCCTGGACACCGCGGTCTCGGAGGGCGCCGACGCCATCGGGCTCTCCGGCCTGATCACGCCGTCGCTGGACGAAATGGTCAACGTCGCCGCCGAAATGGAGCGGCGCGGGCTGAAGCTGCCGTTGCTGATCGGCGGCGCGACCACGTCGCGCCAGCACACGGCGGTCCGCATCGCGCCCGCGTACGAGCACACGACCGTGCACGTTCTCGACGCCTCCCGCGTCGTCGGTGTCGTCGGCGACCTGCTCGACGCCGACCGCGCCGAGCTCCTCGACAAGAAGAATCGCGAGGATCAGGAAGAGCTGCGCGTGCAGCACGCGAACAAGCAGCGGACGCCGCTGCTGACGGTCGAGGAGGCGAGGGCCAACCCGGAGAAGGTCTCCTTCGACGACATCCCGGCGCCCGCGTTCACCGGCGTCCGGTACGTCTCGCCGTCGCTCACCGAACTGCGCGAGATGATCGACTGGACCTTCCTGTTCCTGGCCTGGGAGCTGAAGGGCAAGTACCCGGCGATCCTGGACAACCCGGTGGCGCGCGAGCTGTTCGAAGACGCGAACACCCTGCTGGACCAGATCATCGCCGAGGAGCGATTCCAGGCGAAGGGCGCGTACGCGTTCTGGCCCGCGCACTCCGAGGGCGACGACATCATCCTCGAGTCGGGCCTCAAGTTCCCGATGCTGCGCCAGCAGACCAAGAAACCGCTGTCGCGGCCCAACCGCTGCCTGGCGGACTACATCGCGCCGGCGGGTGCCGGCGACCACCTCGGTGGCTTCGCGGTCACCATCCTCGGCGCCGAGGACTTCGCCGCCGAGTTCGAGGCCAAGCAGGACGACTACCGCGCCATCATGGTGAAGGCGCTCGCGGACCGGCTCGCCGAAGCGTTCGCCGAGCATCTGCACCTCCAGGCCCGGCGGGACTGGTTCGAGCCGGACGCCGATCCGAAGCTGGAAGACCTGCACGCCGAGAAGTTCCGCGGCATCCGCCCGGCACTGGGTTACCCGGCGAGCCCGGATCACAGCGAGAAGCAGGAGCTGTTCGACCTGCTCGACGCGGGCAGCTTCGGCATGGGGCTGACGGAGTCGTTCGCGATGACACCGGCGGCGAGTGTCAGCGGGCTGATCTTCGCCCACCCCGCTTCGCGGTACTTCACCGTCGGGCGGCTGGGCAAGGACCAGATCGAGGACTACGCGGCCCGTCGCGGCCTCGAACTGTCCACTGTGGAACAGTGGCTCCGCCCGAACCTCGCCTACGACCCCGAATGA
- a CDS encoding alpha/beta fold hydrolase, with the protein MDTLKMRTAGTEGPAVLLLHGLGATGAVWDGLMLQPGYRWLAPDLPGHGASPHSAHYSFGGLAAAVADALPERGPLLVIGHSLGGVVGLALASGWFGLRVDGLLAVGVKVDWSESDLAKAADMAAKPPRVFPAREDAERAFLKIAGLTGLAEADPDGIVETEGGWRLALDPRAFAVGAPDMPGLLGAARCPVALAAGEHDPMSRPEQLRALSEASVELPGLGHNAHVEDPAVLLAFLGQFGG; encoded by the coding sequence GTGGACACGCTGAAGATGCGCACCGCCGGAACCGAAGGCCCCGCCGTGCTCCTGCTGCACGGCCTCGGCGCGACTGGAGCGGTCTGGGACGGCCTGATGCTGCAACCCGGTTACCGCTGGCTGGCGCCCGATCTCCCCGGTCACGGGGCATCCCCGCATTCGGCGCACTACTCCTTCGGCGGCCTGGCCGCGGCTGTCGCCGACGCGCTCCCGGAACGTGGTCCGCTGCTGGTGATCGGCCACTCCCTGGGCGGGGTGGTCGGGCTCGCGCTGGCCAGCGGGTGGTTCGGGCTCCGGGTCGACGGGTTGCTCGCGGTGGGCGTCAAGGTCGACTGGAGCGAGTCCGACCTCGCGAAGGCCGCCGACATGGCGGCGAAACCGCCCCGGGTCTTCCCGGCCCGTGAGGACGCCGAACGAGCGTTCCTCAAGATCGCCGGGCTCACCGGTCTGGCCGAAGCGGATCCCGACGGCATCGTCGAAACCGAGGGCGGCTGGCGGCTGGCGCTGGATCCCCGCGCGTTCGCCGTCGGCGCCCCCGACATGCCCGGCCTGCTCGGCGCGGCGCGCTGCCCGGTCGCCCTCGCCGCCGGCGAGCACGACCCCATGAGCCGCCCCGAACAGCTTCGCGCGCTCAGCGAGGCGTCCGTCGAACTTCCCGGGCTGGGCCACAACGCGCACGTCGAAGACCCGGCCGTGCTCCTGGCCTTCCTCGGGCAGTTCGGCGGTTAG
- a CDS encoding cytochrome P450, giving the protein MITDPDVYTRGVPYEHLAALRRESPVVRVDDFWAVLRHSDVKHVLKNPKLFSSHLGGTQIRDPATEQDLGYVRRMMLNMDPPEHARLRGLLTKAFTPRAVGRLTERIQGWARELIAGVREDGECDFATLAADLPLLTLAEVFGIPEEDRRLMYDWSNRVIGYQDADYAVSATVEAGDVTDLARAALAVRPVPGPDGAMPDPRTRAGMPDLYAYATALGEYKRRHPGDDVMSNLMGHVEDGGRVSIAEFENLFWLFSVAGNETLRNGIPGGMLALLSHPDQYRRLLADRSLLPGAVEEMLRFWTPVMHFRRTATEDVVLSDVDIRAGEKVVVWFSAANRDESVFEDPDRFDIGRTPNDHLTFGHGPHFCLGAQLARVQLRAMFEAVLDLLGEAELAGEPVRLRSNFQNGLKSLPIRW; this is encoded by the coding sequence GTGATCACCGATCCGGACGTATACACCCGAGGCGTGCCGTACGAGCACCTCGCGGCGCTGCGCCGGGAGTCGCCGGTCGTGCGCGTGGACGATTTCTGGGCCGTGCTGCGGCATTCGGACGTCAAGCACGTGCTGAAGAACCCGAAGCTGTTCTCGTCGCACCTCGGCGGGACACAGATCCGGGATCCCGCGACCGAGCAGGACCTCGGTTACGTCCGCCGGATGATGCTCAACATGGACCCGCCCGAGCACGCCCGGTTGCGGGGCCTGCTCACCAAGGCGTTCACGCCGCGCGCGGTCGGCAGGCTGACCGAGCGGATCCAGGGCTGGGCCAGGGAACTGATCGCCGGGGTCCGGGAAGACGGCGAGTGCGACTTCGCCACCCTCGCCGCCGATCTCCCGTTGCTGACGCTCGCCGAGGTCTTCGGGATCCCCGAAGAGGACCGGCGGCTGATGTACGACTGGAGCAATCGCGTGATCGGCTACCAGGACGCCGACTACGCGGTGAGCGCGACCGTCGAGGCGGGCGACGTCACCGATCTCGCGCGGGCGGCGCTGGCGGTGCGGCCCGTTCCGGGGCCGGACGGCGCGATGCCCGATCCGCGCACGCGCGCCGGGATGCCGGATCTCTACGCGTACGCCACCGCGCTCGGCGAGTACAAGCGCCGGCATCCGGGCGACGACGTGATGAGCAACCTGATGGGTCACGTGGAAGACGGCGGACGGGTTTCGATCGCGGAGTTCGAGAACCTGTTCTGGCTGTTTTCCGTGGCGGGCAACGAAACACTGCGCAACGGCATCCCCGGCGGGATGCTGGCGCTGCTCTCGCATCCGGATCAGTACCGGCGGCTGCTGGCCGATCGTTCGCTGCTTCCCGGTGCGGTGGAAGAGATGTTGCGCTTCTGGACGCCGGTCATGCACTTCCGCCGGACCGCGACCGAGGACGTCGTCCTGTCCGATGTGGACATCCGCGCGGGCGAGAAGGTGGTCGTCTGGTTCTCCGCCGCGAACCGCGACGAGTCCGTTTTCGAAGACCCGGACCGGTTCGACATCGGCCGCACTCCCAACGATCACCTGACCTTCGGGCACGGCCCGCATTTCTGCCTCGGCGCCCAGCTGGCGCGGGTGCAGCTGCGCGCGATGTTCGAGGCTGTGCTGGATCTGCTCGGCGAGGCCGAACTCGCCGGTGAACCGGTGCGGTTGCGGTCGAACTTCCAGAACGGGCTGAAGTCCCTGCCGATCCGCTGGTAG
- a CDS encoding MFS transporter codes for MSSSVQLSTSSTRWDARLWGVLLTVSVVVGLDALDVSMVAVALPSIQADIGLSTGALQWIISAYVLGYGGLLLLGGRTADLLGRRRVFLVAVAVFALASLLGGLVDDGALLIATRFIKGLAAAFTAPAALSIITTTFHEGPARNRAISIFAVFGASGYSAGLVFSGLLTEVGWRWTFLLPVPIAIAALVAAIKLIPSYQPQTGGGYDFPGAITGAAGSLLLVFAVVEAPEIGWAAPRTLISFALALALLATFVFIEKRSKHPLLRLGILRSGPLARANLGGATFFGAYIGFQFVVMLYLQTVLHWSALQTALGFLPAALIVAFGSPRIEPLIDRLGTPRTILAGVVAHVIGYALFLRIDESSSYAGSVLPSMILLGIGFMLAFSSLNIQATNGISDDEQGLAGGLLNTSIQVGGAIGLAVVTAVLTGNSGGATGPAALLNGLAPALTVVTGIAVISVLVALSGVVGLRKAEARSAVAEPEYAAAE; via the coding sequence ATGAGTTCTTCCGTGCAGCTGTCCACCAGCTCGACAAGGTGGGACGCGCGCCTCTGGGGTGTCCTGCTCACTGTGTCCGTTGTCGTCGGCCTCGACGCGCTCGACGTGTCGATGGTCGCCGTCGCCCTCCCGTCCATCCAGGCCGACATCGGCCTCTCCACCGGCGCGTTGCAGTGGATCATCAGCGCCTACGTGCTCGGCTACGGCGGCCTGCTGCTCCTCGGCGGCCGCACCGCCGACCTGCTCGGCAGGCGCCGGGTCTTCCTCGTCGCCGTCGCGGTCTTCGCGCTCGCTTCCCTGCTCGGCGGCCTCGTCGACGACGGCGCGCTGCTGATCGCCACCCGCTTCATCAAGGGCTTGGCCGCCGCGTTCACCGCACCGGCCGCGTTGTCCATCATCACCACGACCTTCCACGAAGGCCCCGCCCGCAACCGGGCGATCAGCATCTTCGCCGTCTTCGGCGCCAGCGGTTACTCCGCGGGCCTCGTCTTCTCCGGTCTGCTCACCGAGGTGGGCTGGCGCTGGACGTTCCTGCTGCCGGTGCCGATCGCGATCGCCGCGCTGGTCGCCGCGATCAAGCTGATCCCGTCGTACCAGCCGCAGACGGGCGGCGGCTACGACTTCCCGGGCGCGATCACCGGTGCCGCCGGTTCGCTCCTGCTGGTCTTCGCCGTGGTCGAAGCGCCGGAGATCGGCTGGGCCGCGCCGCGGACGCTGATCTCGTTCGCCCTCGCGCTCGCCCTGCTCGCCACCTTCGTGTTCATCGAGAAGCGCAGCAAGCACCCGCTGCTTCGGCTCGGCATCCTGCGCTCCGGCCCGCTGGCCCGCGCGAACCTCGGCGGTGCCACGTTCTTCGGCGCCTACATCGGTTTCCAGTTCGTGGTGATGCTGTACCTGCAGACCGTGCTGCACTGGTCCGCGCTGCAGACCGCGCTCGGTTTCCTGCCCGCCGCGCTGATCGTGGCCTTCGGTTCGCCTCGGATCGAGCCGCTGATCGACCGGCTCGGCACCCCGCGCACGATCCTCGCCGGTGTCGTCGCCCACGTCATCGGGTACGCGCTGTTCCTGAGGATCGACGAGAGTTCCAGCTACGCCGGCTCGGTGCTGCCGAGCATGATCCTGCTGGGCATCGGCTTCATGCTGGCGTTCTCGTCGCTGAACATCCAGGCGACCAACGGCATCTCCGACGACGAGCAGGGGCTCGCCGGTGGACTGCTGAACACGTCGATCCAGGTCGGCGGCGCGATCGGGCTCGCCGTGGTGACCGCGGTCCTGACCGGCAACTCGGGCGGGGCCACCGGCCCGGCGGCGCTGCTGAACGGTCTGGCGCCCGCGCTGACCGTCGTCACCGGCATCGCTGTGATCAGTGTCCTGGTGGCGCTGTCCGGAGTCGTCGGCCTGCGCAAGGCCGAAGCCCGCTCCGCCGTCGCCGAACCGGAGTACGCCGCCGCTGAATGA
- a CDS encoding MarR family winged helix-turn-helix transcriptional regulator, with protein MSDVAEEDLLREWHDLSARHAAVYGRLECRLQERHGLGVTEFEALERLVTCVVGKCRAADLTEVVHLSQSATSRLVARLEREGLVQRALCESDRRGIFVVVTDEGRRRYEEAKPTHRSTLEETLTVDA; from the coding sequence GTGAGCGACGTCGCCGAAGAAGACCTGCTGCGGGAGTGGCACGACCTGTCCGCCCGGCATGCGGCGGTCTACGGCCGGCTCGAGTGCCGCCTCCAGGAGCGCCACGGTCTCGGAGTCACCGAGTTCGAAGCCCTCGAACGCCTGGTGACCTGCGTCGTCGGCAAGTGCCGCGCGGCCGATCTGACCGAGGTCGTGCACCTGAGCCAGAGCGCCACCTCGCGGCTCGTCGCCCGCCTCGAGCGCGAGGGCCTCGTCCAGCGCGCGCTGTGCGAGTCGGACCGGCGCGGCATCTTCGTCGTCGTGACCGACGAGGGCCGCCGTCGCTACGAAGAGGCGAAGCCGACACACCGGTCGACCCTCGAAGAGACCCTCACCGTCGACGCCTGA
- a CDS encoding LLM class flavin-dependent oxidoreductase: MALFGFGLETGVGEVDDLLRHAEQADRAGLDLVSLSDHPYFADRLDAYAALGVILGRTSHVTAAVNVTNLPSRPAPMLARTITSLSALSGGRVALGIGAGGLWREIAKLGVEHRTPAEAVRAMGEAITLVKALSGGGAPVTFEGEFYSVDGLAPAAAAAPPVWTGAVGPKSLAVTGKLADGWIPGHAADWLSPRFAESRPVIDQAAVDAGRDPGEVATIYNFPGRITENPVASPRDGDGRWVGGSPEQWAEELVTAVRDHGAAGFVYFPVEDGTSTDSALGRWGNEVVPAVREELARG, translated from the coding sequence ATGGCACTGTTCGGATTCGGCCTCGAAACCGGCGTCGGCGAGGTGGACGACCTGTTGCGGCACGCCGAACAGGCCGACCGCGCGGGTCTTGACCTGGTCAGCTTGTCCGATCACCCGTACTTCGCCGACCGGCTGGACGCCTACGCCGCACTGGGCGTGATCCTCGGCAGGACGTCGCACGTGACGGCCGCCGTCAACGTCACCAACCTGCCGAGTCGTCCGGCGCCGATGCTGGCGAGGACGATCACGTCGCTTTCGGCGCTTTCCGGCGGTCGTGTCGCGCTCGGGATCGGCGCGGGCGGGCTCTGGCGGGAGATCGCCAAACTCGGGGTGGAGCATCGGACGCCCGCCGAGGCGGTCCGGGCGATGGGCGAGGCGATCACCCTGGTCAAGGCGCTGTCCGGGGGTGGGGCGCCGGTGACGTTCGAGGGGGAGTTCTACTCCGTCGACGGGTTGGCGCCGGCGGCCGCCGCGGCGCCGCCGGTGTGGACGGGCGCGGTCGGGCCCAAATCCCTCGCGGTGACCGGGAAACTGGCCGACGGCTGGATCCCGGGGCACGCCGCGGACTGGCTCAGCCCGCGATTCGCCGAATCGCGCCCGGTGATCGACCAGGCGGCCGTCGACGCGGGCCGGGACCCGGGTGAGGTCGCGACCATCTACAACTTTCCCGGCCGCATAACGGAAAACCCGGTGGCGTCCCCGCGCGACGGCGACGGGCGCTGGGTCGGTGGTTCGCCGGAACAGTGGGCCGAGGAGCTGGTCACGGCGGTGCGCGACCATGGCGCGGCGGGGTTCGTCTACTTCCCGGTCGAGGACGGGACCTCCACCGACAGCGCGCTCGGCCGCTGGGGGAACGAAGTCGTCCCCGCGGTTCGCGAGGAGCTGGCCCGGGGCTGA
- a CDS encoding helix-turn-helix transcriptional regulator, producing MVKPTKVTNSIRALRFAEGEMTQAELADRIGVTRQTVIAIEQGRYSPSLEMAFQIARVFGVGLDDVFQYPD from the coding sequence ATGGTGAAACCGACCAAGGTCACGAACTCCATCCGCGCCCTGCGGTTCGCCGAGGGCGAGATGACCCAGGCCGAACTCGCGGACCGGATCGGCGTCACCCGCCAGACGGTCATCGCGATCGAGCAAGGCCGCTACTCGCCGTCGCTCGAGATGGCCTTCCAGATAGCCCGTGTGTTCGGCGTCGGGCTCGACGACGTTTTTCAGTACCCAGACTAG